The Hippopotamus amphibius kiboko isolate mHipAmp2 chromosome 13, mHipAmp2.hap2, whole genome shotgun sequence sequence TCAGCACCTCCACCTCGTCCAGGCGGCCGCACTGCTTGGCGTCGAAGATGTACGCCTTGATGTTGTCAatctgctggaggaggagctcctccTCTATGGGCTCCTCGCCCTCCTGCCCACTGTCGCTGTCCTCCTCGAAGGGGTTGCCCGGAACAGGAGGGCCGGAGGGCCTCTGATGGGGAGGCTCATCTTGCTCGTGGAAGGGACTGGGGGCCGGGCCATCCGGGTTAGTGAAGGGATTCCCTGCCagtgcctcctcttcctcttcttcctcaaaaGGATTGTACTCTTTGAGGACGCGGGCTGGAGGGCCGAGGGAAGGCTCTGCAGCAGGAGGGCTGGCCATGCCCTCTGCTGCGGGGCTGGAGAGGTCTTCCTCTTCAAAGGGATTTAGGGAGGGCACCTCATTGTGCTGCAACGTGGTGCTCTGGGGAAAGAATTCCTGGCCAAGGGCTGGGGGCCCAGACCACACTCTGATGGGTTCGAGGGCTGAGCTGGGTGAAGGGGTCTTGGGGACTGTATTGCTCTGAGCTGGGGAAGAAACCAGATCCGAAGCATGAGCAAGGTGGTTGCGAGGCTCTCTGCTGGGCTCCAGGTGAAAAGGCCTGATCTCTCGGAAGTCCAGGAACCGAGTTCGCGTGTGCAGAGATGCCGCCTGGAACTGCTCCCGTTCTCGCTCCCACTCCCGTTCCCGCAGCACCTGCAGCTGCTCCCGCTGCAGGTCCTCTTCCTCGGCCTGCCTCCGGGACAGCTCGATGGCCTTCTCTGTCTGCTGCTGGTCATACTCGTCCTGCAGCTGGCGCAGGTTCTCCTGCAGCGTGCGCACTTCATCCAGCCGGCCCGCGGCCTTGGCCTGCCTGATAAAGGACGTGATGTTGTGGATCTGCTGGAGGAGGGGGTCCGAGTCCTCGCTC is a genomic window containing:
- the RBSN gene encoding rabenosyn-5 isoform X2; the protein is MCKKCMELISLPLANKLTTASKDSLSAHTSPSQSPNSVHGSRRGSISSMSSVSSVLDEKDDDRIRCCTHCKDTLLRREQQIDEKEHTPDIVKLYEKLRLCMEKVDQKAPEYIRMAASLNAGETTYSLEHANDLRVEVQKVYELIDALSKKILTLDLKQDPPPHPNTLRLQRMIRYSATLFVQEKLLGLMSLPTKEQFEELKKKRKQEMERKRILERRAALESQRRLEERRSDLVSRATNGEVASLRGVPAPLRKAEGWLPLSGGQRQSEDSDPLLQQIHNITSFIRQAKAAGRLDEVRTLQENLRQLQDEYDQQQTEKAIELSRRQAEEEDLQREQLQVLREREWEREREQFQAASLHTRTRFLDFREIRPFHLEPSREPRNHLAHASDLVSSPAQSNTVPKTPSPSSALEPIRVWSGPPALGQEFFPQSTTLQHNEVPSLNPFEEEDLSSPAAEGMASPPAAEPSLGPPARVLKEYNPFEEEEEEEALAGNPFTNPDGPAPSPFHEQDEPPHQRPSGPPVPGNPFEEDSDSGQEGEEPIEEELLLQQIDNIKAYIFDAKQCGRLDEVEVLTENLRELKRTLAKQKGVD